In Lactococcus garvieae subsp. garvieae, the following proteins share a genomic window:
- the dltB gene encoding D-alanyl-lipoteichoic acid biosynthesis protein DltB, which yields MEPYATPFYFVILGLALLPLIMAHAYGKKWMGYQVILTIAFLWLSFGGKVSLWSLLGFGVFETTLIRLYAHYRKLQNKTWVFVLAVLASLLPLIIVKVTPLLDPMHPQSILGFLGISYVTFKTVSVILELRDGLIKEVPLKEYLYFLYFFPTISSGPIDRFRRFQKELEAPLTDKYAEYLGKGIFYIFQGFLYNFIISYLISHYFLHGLAIKATLHPNMWNMMGSMYAYGFYLFFNFAGYSLFAMGVSLIMGYKIPINFNKPFLAKNINDFWQRWHISLSFWFRDFVFMRLVKWIMVKKWSKNMVTISNVGYLVNMFIMGCWHGLTWYYILYGVYHACLMIIYDAWKRMKKKHKWNIPDNMWTRGAAIFITFNAVMVSFLIFSGIPNYAIMHAINGLGSPLPNF from the coding sequence GTGGAACCATATGCAACACCTTTTTACTTTGTGATTTTAGGGTTAGCGCTGCTTCCACTTATCATGGCACACGCCTACGGAAAAAAATGGATGGGCTATCAAGTCATCTTAACCATTGCCTTTCTCTGGCTCAGTTTCGGTGGTAAAGTCAGTCTTTGGTCCCTTCTGGGCTTCGGGGTTTTTGAAACCACTTTGATTAGGCTCTACGCGCACTATCGAAAACTTCAAAACAAAACTTGGGTGTTCGTTTTAGCAGTCCTTGCATCGTTGTTACCGTTAATAATCGTAAAGGTGACGCCACTATTGGATCCGATGCATCCACAATCTATCCTTGGTTTTTTAGGGATATCATATGTGACCTTTAAAACCGTAAGTGTAATCCTTGAGTTACGTGATGGCCTGATTAAAGAAGTTCCCTTAAAGGAGTATCTCTATTTTCTTTATTTCTTCCCCACCATTTCGTCAGGGCCAATTGATCGTTTCCGACGTTTCCAAAAAGAGCTAGAAGCGCCACTTACGGATAAGTATGCAGAGTACTTGGGAAAAGGAATTTTCTATATTTTCCAAGGTTTCCTGTATAATTTCATCATTTCCTATCTGATCTCACATTATTTTCTGCATGGTTTAGCAATAAAAGCGACATTGCATCCCAATATGTGGAATATGATGGGCAGCATGTATGCTTACGGTTTCTATCTCTTTTTCAACTTTGCAGGTTATTCTCTTTTTGCGATGGGCGTTTCCTTGATTATGGGATATAAAATTCCTATTAACTTTAATAAACCCTTTCTTGCGAAAAATATTAATGACTTTTGGCAACGTTGGCATATCTCTTTATCGTTCTGGTTCAGAGATTTTGTCTTTATGCGCTTAGTAAAGTGGATTATGGTTAAAAAATGGTCCAAAAATATGGTGACCATATCAAACGTGGGTTACTTAGTGAACATGTTTATTATGGGCTGCTGGCACGGTTTGACGTGGTACTATATCTTATATGGTGTTTATCATGCCTGTCTGATGATCATTTATGATGCTTGGAAGCGAATGAAGAAGAAGCATAAATGGAATATTCCTGATAACATGTGGACACGTGGAGCTGCAATATTTATCACTTTTAATGCGGTTATGGTCAGCTTCCTCATCTTTTCAGGAATCCCTAATTATGCCATAATGCACGCAATCAATGGACTTGGTAGTCCATTACCTAATTTTTAA
- the dltC gene encoding D-alanine--poly(phosphoribitol) ligase subunit DltC, translating to MKNEVLNIIEEVSGTDEFREDLDMDLFEEGILDSMRAIMLIVELENAFSLSLPPSEMDRDDWNTANKIADRIKEKMDEER from the coding sequence ATGAAAAATGAAGTCTTAAATATCATTGAAGAAGTTTCTGGCACAGATGAGTTTCGTGAAGATTTAGATATGGATCTTTTTGAAGAAGGCATCCTTGACTCGATGAGAGCAATTATGCTTATTGTTGAACTTGAAAATGCCTTTAGTTTGAGTTTACCACCTTCTGAAATGGATCGTGACGACTGGAACACAGCAAATAAGATTGCCGATCGTATCAAGGAAAAGATGGATGAAGAAAGATAA